From Agrobacterium tumefaciens, a single genomic window includes:
- a CDS encoding ABC transporter permease, whose product MVAITTASEIPVEKIAKSPGFWSGVLRRLCRDPVAMAALALLVLLVLIAIFAPYLAPYDPAKGSVIRRLKPIGTAGYILGTDELGRDMLSRLIHGARLSLIMGVVPVPIAFVIGSAIGIIAGYAGGLTNTLIMRTVDVFYAFPSVLLAVALSGALGSGLTNALVSLTVVFIPQIARVAESVTTQVRKLDYVDAARASGAPAFTIIRVHILGNVLGPIFVFATSLISVSMILASGLSFLGLGVRPPDAEWGLMLNTLRTAIYTNPFVAALPGVMIFITSICFNLFSDGLRTAMDVKS is encoded by the coding sequence ATGGTCGCCATCACCACAGCATCCGAAATTCCCGTCGAGAAAATTGCCAAGTCCCCCGGTTTCTGGAGCGGCGTTTTAAGACGTCTCTGTCGCGATCCGGTCGCGATGGCGGCGCTGGCACTTCTCGTTCTCCTGGTGCTGATCGCTATCTTCGCACCGTATCTTGCGCCGTACGACCCGGCGAAGGGCAGTGTGATCCGTCGTCTGAAACCGATTGGAACCGCGGGATACATTCTTGGAACCGACGAACTCGGGCGCGATATGCTGTCGCGTTTGATCCATGGTGCACGGCTGTCCCTGATCATGGGGGTGGTGCCGGTGCCGATCGCATTTGTGATCGGCTCGGCAATCGGCATCATTGCTGGCTACGCCGGTGGCCTGACCAACACACTCATCATGCGCACGGTCGATGTGTTCTATGCCTTTCCATCAGTGCTTCTTGCCGTTGCCCTGTCGGGAGCACTCGGGTCCGGCCTCACAAACGCGCTGGTCTCTTTGACCGTTGTGTTCATTCCGCAGATCGCGCGCGTCGCAGAAAGCGTGACAACGCAGGTACGCAAGCTGGATTACGTCGATGCGGCGCGTGCGTCGGGTGCTCCAGCCTTCACCATCATTCGCGTGCACATCCTTGGAAACGTCCTAGGCCCGATTTTTGTCTTCGCCACGAGCCTGATTTCGGTGTCGATGATCCTCGCGTCCGGCCTGTCATTTCTGGGGCTGGGTGTGCGCCCGCCTGATGCAGAATGGGGGCTTATGCTCAATACGTTGCGCACGGCGATTTATACCAATCCCTTCGTCGCGGCTCTTCCCGGCGTGATGATTTTCATCACTTCGATCTGCTTCAACCTTTTCTCAGACGGGCTGCGCACAGCCATGGACGTGAAGTCATGA